Genomic segment of Mycteria americana isolate JAX WOST 10 ecotype Jacksonville Zoo and Gardens chromosome 9, USCA_MyAme_1.0, whole genome shotgun sequence:
GTAAAAGAAATCAAAGGTACAAGACCAGTTGAGTAGAAGAAAGCTAAATATTCAAGAAATGGGTCTTTATCACTACTCCTCTACCCTGAGAGAGTCACAGTTACTGTCAGTGGTAAGAAAAAAAACGATTCAatcacatttgcatttttcaccCAAACCTAAACAGAAACGTAGAAACAAGACAGGAAAATTCTCCCAAACAGAAACCTCTCATAGATTTTTCtatcctagagaaaaaaaattcctagagAAAAAACCCCCCTAATTTGTGAAAGATCAGGCAGTTGAAATTTCTACAAGATGAGTCAGCCCTGGTAATACTACTAGAGCAAGCATGACTGTTTGTGTGCACACACTCACAGGCACACACTTGcagaagatttttaaatggaGGCTAATTTCAGCAGTAACCACGCAGTGACGAGCGCTTCTACGGATGATGATTTGGAACCTACATATTAGAAGAAGTAAATCAAGTGGGTAAAAGGGTTACGAGCCCACATAAAAAAGTGCCTCCATTTCCATTGAAAGCAGTCTGGTTTTGAGTCAGAACGACTGGAGAAAGCCTCTCTTTGGCAAAGACAGACTTCAATGTGTGTGGAATGGACTTGAGAAAGTTTGCAGACCTTATAAATTCAACAGGACGAGGGCAGAGCAGAGCGCAGAGCCTACAAAACCTATGGACTGCTCAGAATGTCTTCTGTGGAGATAGCAGATAAAATCTTCGTTCAGCTGAAGTAAACAGTAAAATGCTCCAATGCTTCAATGAAGATTTCACTTCATAGCAGCAGTTTCCTGCATCCTGAAGTTCTGTCTTTCCTATAGCATTTATAAACTCATAGTTCATGggtgctccttttttttccccaaaacaccccTGGAAGTGCACAGGAACCTTCTACTGCCTGAATCTCTTCCactgctcagaggaaaaaaagagtttcacTATTTATTCTATGTAAACACATAGAtcgaaaaaaaaatcagtttctgccCTATTCTACAAGGTATCGAGCTCTCAGCAAAACACAGGTCCAGGTCAAAAGCTCAACTGTCGACTAAATTAAGTCTGAAGGATCTCACATTAGCCCCGAACTGAGGGTTACCGTGTGCAAGAGTGGCATGCCACCATCTCCTTTGTGTCTCCCAGAGGATACTGGAACTTTGCTTTCCGCACAACACCCCACAGTTTTTGAACACAGCAAACAATGAACCAGATTGCTCCAACTCCCTCTAATAGCCTTTCTCCCCTCAATTCTGTTTCTCTATCCGTTAATCTGTTATCAGGGTGCAATTATGTCTTTCAGGAAAAGTGATTAGTACTTTTGTATTTCATTCACATGCAAAAGATACTTTAATGAGAAGATCCATCTCATTATTCTCCCACTGAAATCTCTCCAAAAAGAATGCTTATAACTTTCACATCAGAACCTGACCATGTGGCAAAATTACACCTAGGTGGGACACTTCATCACCTGACAACAGAGCAGTCAACATGGGACCACTGAAGCCTGATTGTGGGGTGAAGTTGGGTTAGGCCTTCCTATGGCAAGAAGAAACTGTTATTTAAGCAGTTCACAAAATCAGCATCTTCACATCcctcagcaaagcaaagcagagaacaGGTTGATCAGGATGGCCCTCAAGGAGATGTTCCTCATCTATTTGTTTTGCCTTGTGACTATGACATTAAACTGACTTGCCCATACTGAGTGATTGCAGTTACACATGGACAGAAGATGAACATAAACCATACCTGATAGAAGAAAAGAACTAAATACTACCTTCACTGAAAATGACAGTAACTGGGCAAATGGAAATAGTGATCTATGTTACCGACAACTTGTGAAGTACACAGACCTATATGGAAGTATTTTcattgtcagaaaagaaaataaattggaaagCATATAATGAGATTGGGCATACAGCCATGAAGAGTTATAGGCTGTCGTTAATTATGGAGGTACGAATCTTAAAGCCATGTGACCTGGGAGAACAAACTCATGCCTACCTATTGCCTTTGCAGACCCTGTTCTTCATTGTGAAATGCTATTTTCCTTAGCAGAATTGAAAACATGCAATCAAACTCATTAGAATGAGAGATGCAGGTTGGGAAAGGGtaatgttttttgaaaatctagtcttatttttaagatataGTCCAGAAGGCTTTCTTTACAACATTCCTAATAGGAACTCAACCATTACAATTAAACCCCATACTTCTCCTTACTTGAGAAGGTCATCTGCCTAGAAATTCACCTTCTGCCACTCTAGACAGCTTTATCACAGTTGAAAGGAAAATACCAAACATAGCTTGCAATCTACTTCCTTGCATTCTCATACAGTGACGAGTAACAACTCTCAGTACCATGCCATCAGTTTTTGCTATCCAAATTGGAAAAGGGGTTCTTAACAAGCACTCAGTATTGGTTTACCACCATTTTTACAGACGCCATTGGTAGTCCAACCTGAGTCATGCTATGAGCAAAGAAGGAGTTTGTCCGGAGCAGCAGATTCAGAGGGCTGGCATTGCACATGGGGACTTTTGACTGACCATTGGCCCTCACTTGGTGCACGTGAGGGAGGAGGTGGCAGCTTTCACATTAGCCAGACCTGCATCAAAGCTAAAAGGGTCTTCAGCTTTAGCACCAATTAACAGCAGTGAGAAAATACTGAGTGCCTTTCAGAGTCCCCACGAGAAATACAATTCCTATAGCACAGTAataataaatactgaagaaaggGTTTCATACCTTAAATTCCTCCaagattttgtaatttttcccaTGATATTCACAAAAGTTCTTCACTTCTTTGCATTCTGGACAGCATCCATTGTGTTCCACTTTTGTACACTTTGGGTGGATTTTAGGGCATTCTGGTTGATCGCAAACAGGACCATCCTCAGTACAGACACAGGGACAGTTGGAATGTCCCGGGAAAAAACGTTCTCCCAGTTTGTACACAAAGCCACTGTCATCCACACAGCCCTTCCCTCGGTAGTCATCAAAGATCAGATTGTCATTACTGGAGGTCTGGTCCCCTTCGTCGGCGGGGTAGTCTTCATGATTGATGGCAGCTGGAGTGACCAAAGCAGGGATTACAAACAGAAGTATCCAGGCTTCGTGGATATGAAGAGCCATCCCCCTCCTCAGCTTCTCCATGGGATCTCAGTGCCAGACAGAAACAGCTGCTTCCATAGGGAGA
This window contains:
- the VWC2L gene encoding von Willebrand factor C domain-containing protein 2-like isoform X1, with product MEKLRRGMALHIHEAWILLFVIPALVTPAAINHEDYPADEGDQTSSNDNLIFDDYRGKGCVDDSGFVYKLGERFFPGHSNCPCVCTEDGPVCDQPECPKIHPKCTKVEHNGCCPECKEVKNFCEYHGKNYKILEEFKPSPCEWCRCEPSNEVHCVVADCAVPECVNPVYEPEQCCPICKNGPNCFAGTTIIPAGIEVKVDDCNICHCHNGDWWKPAQCSKRECQGKQAL
- the VWC2L gene encoding von Willebrand factor C domain-containing protein 2-like isoform X2, which codes for MEKLRRGMALHIHEAWILLFVIPALVTPAAINHEDYPADEGDQTSSNDNLIFDDYRGKGCVDDSGFVYKLGERFFPGHSNCPCVCTEDGPVCDQPECPKIHPKCTKVEHNGCCPECKEVKNFCEYHGKNYKILEEFKPSPCEWCRCEPSNEVHCVVADCAVPECVNPVYEPEQCCPICKNGIPEMARF
- the VWC2L gene encoding von Willebrand factor C domain-containing protein 2-like isoform X3, giving the protein MEKLRRGMALHIHEAWILLFVIPALVTPAAINHEDYPADEGDQTSSNDNLIFDDYRGKGCVDDSGFVYKLGERFFPGHSNCPCVCTEDGPVCDQPECPKIHPKCTKVEHNGCCPECKEVKNFCEYHGKNYKILEEFKVRTALQEPR